One window of Paenibacillus albicereus genomic DNA carries:
- a CDS encoding BtrH N-terminal domain-containing protein produces MKLTLERKPFRDFWMNCMLNQAFSIAQSVHPSYRDAAYLNLYRYFRWQAATDREFRYPTIDTLYYMSDTEWEKFPLTGVIRRIEPRHFRDESRMLEELREVLRSGLSLSLNVDLFGWLPDSMAWQKFHWFHYSLFNGFDEEKGVFYVIDDTLAGYGEHEVSEATVLEAFAQSEYKIDPSYGGPAYYVYHLQPDVRPFELALEEVAAHADRLSQELESFDMDGMWLVEEQDAAKREQQLTYGLVGITIIVNRHEANAGLLALLRERQLLEEELLDELDEQLARIREGWATLKQRFADGSFRRARETELAERLLARERELWSRLAAEA; encoded by the coding sequence ATGAAGCTGACGCTGGAACGGAAGCCATTCCGCGATTTCTGGATGAACTGCATGCTGAACCAGGCGTTCAGCATCGCCCAGTCGGTGCATCCGAGCTACCGGGATGCGGCTTATCTGAATCTATACCGCTACTTCCGCTGGCAGGCGGCGACCGACCGCGAGTTCCGCTACCCGACGATCGACACGCTTTATTACATGAGCGATACGGAGTGGGAGAAGTTTCCGCTGACGGGCGTCATCCGCCGGATCGAGCCCCGCCATTTTCGGGACGAGAGCCGCATGCTGGAGGAGCTTCGCGAGGTGCTGCGCAGCGGCCTGAGCCTGAGCCTGAACGTCGACCTGTTCGGCTGGCTGCCGGACAGCATGGCGTGGCAGAAGTTCCACTGGTTCCATTACTCGCTGTTCAACGGCTTTGACGAAGAGAAGGGCGTCTTCTATGTCATCGACGACACGCTCGCCGGTTACGGCGAGCATGAGGTGTCGGAGGCGACGGTGCTGGAGGCGTTCGCGCAGTCGGAGTACAAGATCGATCCGTCCTATGGCGGACCGGCCTACTACGTCTATCATCTGCAGCCCGACGTCCGGCCGTTCGAGCTTGCGCTGGAGGAGGTCGCGGCGCATGCGGACCGGCTGTCGCAGGAGCTCGAATCGTTCGATATGGACGGCATGTGGCTCGTGGAGGAGCAGGACGCGGCCAAAAGGGAGCAGCAGCTGACCTACGGCCTCGTCGGCATCACCATCATCGTCAACCGCCACGAGGCGAACGCGGGCTTGCTGGCCCTGCTGCGGGAGCGACAGCTGCTGGAGGAAGAGCTGCTGGACGAGCTGGACGAGCAGCTCGCCCGCATCCGCGAGGGCTGGGCGACGCTCAAGCAGCGCTTCGCGGACGGCAGCTTCCGCCGCGCCCGCGAGACGGAGCTGGCGGAGCGCCTGCTGGCGCGGGAGCGCGAGCTGTGGAGCCGGCTCGCGGCGGAGGCTTGA
- a CDS encoding thioesterase II family protein produces the protein MEPARGGGLRPLRLLCLPYAGRSAQAYRRWASAAPAGLELVPLEPAGRGSRMGEPFYRSVQEAADDLLREALELREGGRYALFGHSMGALIAYELAVRLQRRGGLQPEALFLSAKDAPHVPRKEEPIHGLPDEAFAERVRALGGSPDELFGHPELLRLFLPVLRADFRLVETYRQDEAAPLQTPAVVLNGREDATLSADPEQWRRWFAADCRYEWFDGGHFYAQDRYPELLRRIGRILEGIGTDEEAAALAPLAAGDGGERLGIGGMEERRSSP, from the coding sequence GTGGAGCCGGCTCGCGGCGGAGGCTTGAGGCCGCTGCGGCTGCTCTGCCTGCCGTATGCGGGCCGATCGGCGCAGGCGTACCGGCGCTGGGCGTCCGCCGCGCCGGCGGGACTGGAGCTCGTCCCGCTGGAGCCGGCGGGGCGGGGCAGCCGGATGGGCGAGCCGTTCTACCGCAGCGTGCAGGAGGCGGCGGACGATCTGCTGCGCGAGGCGCTGGAGCTGCGGGAGGGCGGCCGCTACGCGCTGTTCGGGCACAGCATGGGGGCGCTGATCGCCTATGAGCTGGCCGTGCGGCTGCAGCGCCGGGGCGGGCTTCAGCCGGAGGCGCTGTTTCTCTCGGCCAAGGATGCTCCCCATGTCCCCCGCAAGGAAGAGCCGATCCACGGGCTGCCCGACGAGGCGTTCGCGGAGCGGGTGCGGGCACTCGGAGGCAGCCCGGACGAGCTGTTCGGGCACCCGGAGCTGCTGCGCTTGTTCCTGCCCGTGCTGCGGGCCGATTTCCGCCTCGTGGAGACGTATCGCCAGGACGAGGCGGCCCCGTTGCAGACGCCGGCCGTCGTGCTGAACGGCAGGGAGGACGCGACGCTTTCCGCCGATCCGGAGCAGTGGCGGCGCTGGTTCGCGGCCGACTGCCGATACGAGTGGTTCGACGGCGGGCATTTTTACGCGCAGGACCGCTATCCCGAGCTGCTCCGGCGGATCGGCCGCATCCTGGAGGGAATCGGGACGGACGAGGAGGCCGCCGCCTTGGCTCCGCTGGCTGCGGGCGACGGCGGCGAGAGGCTTGGCATCGGCGGCATGGAGGAAAGGAGGAGCTCGCCATGA
- a CDS encoding ACP S-malonyltransferase has protein sequence MNKRLAPALLFPGQGSQHPGMGRQLMEHHPEARAAIEESGDAIGTDLVRLLRDGSMEELTRTELAQPAILAVSVAAYRVYRGSLQGPPPCWLAGHSLGEFSALACAGALALGDAVRLVQARGRLMAEAARRQPGGMVAALGIAPERAEAICREVTESRRFGVVVPANYNSASQTVLSGQLPALEEAERLVREAGGSAARLAVGGAFHSPLMATAREAFGEELSAVRLAPPLLPVLSSVTGKRMPDTESGLAELLQRQLTAPVRWTAVMAKLAAAGASEAVEAGPGGVLKRLAAGTVLRVLAMEEDGEREELAHRIRRRRMLSFLEGCLAVAVGTRNEEGDALVYSREVEAPARELERLLREAESAPAVPDGDRLEQAERLLGRVLAGKRMPEGERLERVARLAAAHGLRPVATGAR, from the coding sequence ATGAATAAACGTTTGGCTCCCGCGCTGCTGTTCCCCGGACAGGGCTCCCAGCATCCCGGCATGGGCCGGCAGCTGATGGAGCATCATCCCGAAGCCCGCGCGGCGATAGAGGAATCCGGCGACGCGATCGGGACGGACCTGGTCCGGCTGCTTCGGGACGGCTCCATGGAGGAGCTGACGCGGACCGAGCTCGCGCAGCCGGCGATCCTTGCCGTATCGGTCGCGGCGTACCGCGTCTACCGAGGCAGCCTCCAAGGCCCGCCGCCCTGCTGGCTGGCGGGGCACAGCCTCGGTGAATTCAGCGCCCTCGCATGCGCCGGCGCGCTCGCGCTCGGCGACGCGGTCCGGCTCGTTCAGGCGCGCGGCCGGCTCATGGCCGAGGCGGCGAGGCGGCAGCCCGGCGGCATGGTCGCCGCGCTCGGAATCGCGCCGGAGCGGGCCGAGGCGATCTGCCGGGAGGTGACGGAGTCGCGCCGCTTCGGCGTCGTCGTTCCGGCCAATTACAACTCGGCCTCGCAGACGGTGCTGTCGGGCCAGCTGCCGGCGCTGGAGGAGGCGGAGCGCCTCGTGCGCGAGGCGGGGGGCAGCGCGGCGCGGCTCGCCGTCGGCGGGGCGTTCCACAGTCCGCTCATGGCGACGGCCCGCGAGGCGTTCGGCGAGGAGCTGAGCGCGGTGCGGCTCGCTCCCCCGCTTCTGCCTGTGCTTTCGAGCGTCACGGGGAAGCGCATGCCCGACACGGAGTCCGGACTGGCGGAGCTGCTGCAGCGTCAGCTGACCGCTCCCGTGCGCTGGACGGCGGTCATGGCGAAGCTCGCGGCGGCCGGAGCGAGCGAGGCGGTCGAGGCCGGTCCGGGCGGCGTACTGAAGCGGCTGGCGGCTGGGACCGTTCTCCGCGTGCTGGCGATGGAGGAAGACGGCGAGCGGGAGGAGCTGGCGCATCGGATTCGCCGCCGCCGCATGCTCTCGTTTCTCGAAGGCTGCCTCGCCGTCGCGGTCGGCACGCGCAACGAGGAGGGGGACGCGCTCGTCTACAGCCGGGAGGTGGAAGCTCCGGCCCGCGAACTGGAGCGGCTGCTGCGGGAGGCCGAGTCGGCGCCGGCCGTCCCGGATGGCGACCGGCTGGAGCAGGCCGAACGCTTGCTCGGCCGGGTGCTGGCGGGCAAAAGGATGCCCGAAGGCGAGCGTCTGGAACGGGTGGCCCGGCTTGCCGCGGCGCATGGCCTCCGGCCGGTTGCGACCGGGGCGCGTTGA
- a CDS encoding cupredoxin domain-containing protein translates to MNRSQIRRIPLIAAAAGFLLISAACGSSSAPASNGPSAAVETTSEPTQDLVIKATNYKFDQETYTIKKGEPLRIKLESDGIHGIRIANTSVKMNKDEEKVYSFSEAGEYQIECSIPCGPGHEKMISVLKVV, encoded by the coding sequence ATGAACCGCTCCCAAATCCGCCGCATTCCGCTGATCGCCGCCGCGGCCGGCTTCCTGCTGATCTCCGCTGCATGCGGAAGCAGCTCCGCTCCAGCCTCGAACGGACCGTCCGCGGCCGTCGAGACGACGTCCGAGCCGACCCAGGATCTCGTCATCAAGGCGACCAACTACAAGTTCGACCAAGAGACGTATACGATCAAGAAAGGCGAGCCGCTGCGCATCAAGCTGGAGAGCGACGGCATCCACGGCATCCGCATCGCCAACACGTCGGTCAAGATGAACAAAGACGAAGAGAAGGTCTATTCCTTCAGCGAGGCAGGCGAGTATCAGATCGAGTGCAGCATTCCTTGCGGCCCCGGCCATGAGAAGATGATCTCGGTGCTGAAGGTCGTCTAG
- a CDS encoding phage holin family protein, protein MNFLGHVVRFIVSAIVLMLVGFIVPQFTVGGFWSALMLALVIALLGWVAEGIFGKRVTPFGRGIVGFVASVIVIYIAQFIVGGVAVTWLGAILAALVIGIIDLFIPTPFDAAKRKEEH, encoded by the coding sequence ATGAACTTTCTCGGACATGTCGTCCGCTTCATCGTCTCGGCGATCGTCCTGATGCTCGTCGGATTCATCGTGCCGCAATTCACGGTCGGCGGCTTCTGGAGCGCGCTGATGCTGGCGCTTGTCATCGCGCTGCTCGGCTGGGTGGCCGAAGGCATCTTCGGCAAGAGGGTCACGCCGTTCGGCCGCGGCATCGTCGGCTTCGTCGCCAGCGTGATCGTCATCTACATCGCCCAGTTCATCGTCGGCGGCGTCGCCGTCACCTGGCTCGGCGCCATTCTCGCCGCGCTCGTCATCGGGATCATCGACCTGTTCATCCCGACTCCGTTCGATGCGGCCAAGCGCAAGGAAGAGCACTGA
- a CDS encoding endonuclease MutS2: MDSKILSTLEYSKIIHQLIQHTATPMGLRMAEELAPSSALDDVVRSLQATVEAANAYRLKGNPPFRGVADIRAHLKRAAIGGTLSPGELLEVALTARGARRVRSHVLHLHDEQPMPLLAHLAEGMYPRRELEDDIFACIDESGEVLDGASVELGRIRRELRQGEGRVREKLEQMLRSSSVQKMLQDTLVTLRGDRYVIPVKQEYRSHFGGIVHDQSNSGATLFIEPEAVVALNNKLREVKAAEAREIERILQKLTALAAEAAEDLAINHDGLAQLDFAFAKAQLAHAMKAELPLMNDEGRIVLKRGFHPLLDRSKAVPLHLELGASHTGIIVTGPNTGGKTVALKTVGLLSLMAMSGLFVPADDGTELCVFDAIYADIGDEQSIEQSLSTFSSHMTNIIRILRDMTPSSLVLLDELGAGTDPAEGSALAIAILDHIHRMGCRLLATTHYSELKAYAYNRPGLINASMEFDVATLSPTYRLLVGVPGRSNAFAIAERLGLDKAIIQQARGEVSEEDLRVENMIESLERDRQSAEQERDSAERLRRELEDERSLYEEELRRFEEQRERLLAKAQEEARQAVQKARREADEIIQELRQLQREEGAAVKDHKLTEARKRLEKASPQLVQGRQGARPAAEREIEAGDEVKVHSLGQRGHVVERSGSEATVQLGILKMKVKLADLELLKPAPAPKAAPKAAPATLKRTRDDNVKMELDLRGSNLDESIIEVDRFLDESFLAGMGQVYIIHGKGTGVLRAGIQDFLRRHSHVKSYRLGNYGEGGAGVTVAELK; the protein is encoded by the coding sequence GTGGACAGCAAAATTTTAAGCACGCTTGAATACTCCAAAATCATCCATCAATTGATTCAACATACAGCGACTCCGATGGGCCTGCGGATGGCCGAGGAGCTCGCCCCTTCGTCCGCGCTCGACGATGTCGTCCGCTCGCTGCAGGCGACGGTGGAGGCGGCGAACGCCTACCGGCTCAAGGGCAATCCTCCGTTTCGCGGCGTGGCGGACATCCGCGCCCATCTGAAGCGGGCGGCGATCGGCGGCACCCTAAGCCCCGGCGAGCTGCTCGAGGTCGCGCTCACGGCGCGCGGAGCCAGGCGGGTGCGCAGCCATGTGCTGCATCTGCATGACGAGCAGCCGATGCCGCTGCTGGCGCATCTGGCCGAAGGCATGTACCCTCGGCGCGAGCTGGAGGACGACATCTTCGCCTGCATCGACGAAAGCGGGGAGGTGCTCGACGGCGCGAGCGTAGAGCTGGGACGCATCCGCCGCGAGCTGCGTCAAGGCGAAGGCCGCGTGCGCGAGAAGCTCGAGCAGATGCTGCGCTCCTCGTCCGTGCAAAAGATGCTGCAGGACACGCTCGTCACGCTGCGCGGCGACCGGTACGTCATTCCGGTCAAGCAGGAGTACCGCAGCCATTTCGGCGGCATCGTACATGACCAGTCGAACTCCGGCGCGACGCTGTTCATCGAGCCCGAGGCGGTCGTCGCGCTCAACAACAAGCTGCGGGAGGTCAAGGCGGCCGAGGCGCGCGAGATCGAGCGCATCCTCCAGAAGCTGACGGCGCTGGCCGCCGAGGCGGCGGAGGATCTGGCGATCAACCATGACGGCCTCGCCCAGCTCGACTTCGCCTTCGCCAAGGCGCAGCTCGCGCATGCGATGAAAGCCGAGCTGCCGCTCATGAACGACGAGGGCCGGATCGTGCTGAAGCGCGGCTTCCACCCTCTGCTCGACCGGTCCAAGGCCGTGCCGCTGCACCTGGAGCTCGGAGCGTCGCATACCGGCATCATCGTCACCGGCCCGAACACCGGCGGCAAGACGGTCGCGCTCAAGACGGTCGGCCTGCTCAGCCTGATGGCGATGTCCGGCTTGTTCGTGCCCGCGGACGACGGCACGGAGCTGTGCGTGTTCGACGCGATCTATGCGGACATCGGCGACGAGCAGAGCATCGAGCAGAGTCTCAGCACGTTCTCCAGCCATATGACCAACATCATCCGCATCCTGCGCGACATGACCCCGAGCAGCCTCGTGCTGCTCGACGAGCTCGGCGCGGGCACCGATCCGGCCGAGGGCTCGGCGCTGGCGATCGCGATCCTCGACCATATCCACCGCATGGGCTGCCGCCTGCTGGCGACGACCCACTACAGCGAGCTCAAGGCCTACGCCTACAACCGCCCCGGCCTCATCAACGCCAGCATGGAATTCGACGTGGCGACGCTCAGTCCGACGTACCGGCTGCTCGTCGGCGTGCCGGGACGAAGCAACGCGTTCGCGATCGCCGAGCGGCTCGGCCTGGACAAGGCGATCATCCAGCAGGCGCGCGGCGAGGTCAGCGAGGAGGACCTGCGGGTCGAGAACATGATCGAGTCGCTCGAGCGCGACCGCCAGAGCGCGGAGCAGGAGCGCGACAGCGCCGAGCGGCTGCGCCGCGAGCTGGAGGACGAGCGCAGCCTGTACGAGGAGGAGCTTCGCCGCTTCGAGGAGCAGCGCGAGCGCCTGCTCGCCAAGGCGCAGGAGGAAGCGCGCCAAGCGGTGCAGAAGGCCCGCCGCGAAGCCGACGAGATCATCCAGGAGCTGCGGCAGCTGCAGCGCGAGGAAGGCGCGGCGGTCAAGGACCACAAGCTGACCGAGGCGCGCAAGCGGCTGGAGAAGGCTTCCCCGCAGCTGGTCCAGGGCCGTCAAGGCGCGCGTCCGGCGGCCGAGCGGGAGATCGAGGCCGGCGACGAGGTCAAGGTGCACAGCCTCGGCCAGCGCGGCCACGTCGTCGAGCGGTCCGGCTCGGAGGCGACCGTGCAGCTCGGCATTCTCAAGATGAAGGTCAAGCTGGCCGACCTCGAGCTGCTGAAGCCGGCGCCTGCGCCGAAGGCCGCACCCAAGGCCGCGCCGGCGACGTTGAAACGGACACGCGACGACAACGTAAAGATGGAATTGGATCTTCGCGGCTCGAACCTGGACGAATCCATCATCGAGGTGGACCGATTCCTGGACGAATCCTTCCTGGCCGGCATGGGGCAAGTCTACATCATCCACGGCAAGGGGACCGGCGTGCTTCGCGCCGGCATCCAGGACTTCCTTCGCCGCCATTCGCATGTGAAGAGCTATCGGCTCGGCAACTACGGCGAAGGGGGAGCGGGCGTCACGGTCGCGGAGCTCAAGTAA
- a CDS encoding DUF350 domain-containing protein has product MSGIIDGLLDNAYASSLIYVAVTVMALVLFLTVFEWVAKYKCWDEIRKGNVAVAMATGGKIFGICNIFRFSANAGDSIYGSLIWGAFGFVVLLLAYFLFEFMTPVFRIDDEIQRDNRAVGLIAMVISVSISYVIGATI; this is encoded by the coding sequence GTGAGCGGAATCATCGACGGGCTGCTGGACAATGCCTATGCCTCTTCCCTGATTTATGTCGCGGTGACGGTCATGGCCCTCGTCCTGTTCCTGACCGTGTTCGAATGGGTCGCCAAGTACAAGTGCTGGGACGAGATCCGCAAGGGCAACGTGGCGGTCGCGATGGCCACCGGCGGCAAGATTTTCGGCATCTGCAACATATTCCGGTTTTCGGCCAATGCCGGCGATTCCATCTACGGAAGCTTGATCTGGGGGGCGTTCGGCTTCGTCGTGCTGCTGCTCGCCTACTTCCTGTTCGAGTTCATGACGCCCGTATTCCGCATCGACGACGAGATCCAGCGCGACAACCGGGCGGTCGGCCTGATCGCGATGGTGATCTCGGTGTCGATCTCGTATGTCATCGGAGCGACGATCTGA
- a CDS encoding MFS transporter encodes MKSESALRPAREGALHGQPLLLLAVLTLYNCANALSGVFVPVYLFKANQSYALVGLFSLLQYAAGGLCAYLAGSWAKRKGLVASLRTGIAVSGAFYLAVLLLGSKAASWAAPLGLLSGTAGGFFWLAYNVLYFEITERDNRDAYNGMAGLLGSAVAMAAPFLSGLVISGSGGNAGYTLIFSVSLALFGAAALLSAKIKKRPPQGRYRWSFPAAELRQPESPWRRFAPAIALQGLRDGVFLFVLGLAIYASTGAEQKVGTYYLVTSLVGMAAFWLCGRKLGPERRRTAMLAGTLALAAALLPLLGGMSYASLLLVGIGTALFSPLYLIPITSSVFDLMGRSEEAASSRVELTVLRELALTTGRLAGVLAFIAVAGRSAPDSPSFAWLLLALGSAPIAGWFIIRNRLRPPGSAIRAADADPDGSGSG; translated from the coding sequence GTGAAAAGCGAAAGCGCGCTCCGTCCCGCGCGCGAGGGGGCGCTGCACGGCCAGCCGCTGCTGCTGCTCGCCGTATTGACGCTGTACAACTGCGCGAACGCGCTGTCGGGCGTTTTCGTGCCGGTCTATCTGTTCAAAGCCAACCAGTCCTACGCGCTCGTCGGCTTGTTCTCGCTGCTCCAATATGCGGCGGGCGGACTGTGCGCGTACCTCGCCGGATCGTGGGCGAAGCGCAAAGGTCTCGTAGCCTCCCTGCGGACGGGAATCGCCGTCTCCGGCGCCTTTTACCTGGCCGTGCTGCTGCTCGGAAGCAAGGCGGCCTCCTGGGCGGCTCCGCTCGGCCTGCTGAGCGGGACGGCGGGCGGCTTCTTCTGGCTCGCCTACAACGTCCTCTACTTCGAGATTACCGAAAGGGACAACCGGGATGCGTACAACGGCATGGCCGGCCTGCTCGGCTCCGCGGTCGCCATGGCGGCTCCGTTCCTGTCGGGGCTCGTCATCTCCGGCAGCGGAGGAAACGCGGGCTATACGCTCATCTTCAGCGTGTCGCTCGCGCTGTTCGGCGCGGCCGCGCTGCTCAGCGCCAAAATCAAGAAGCGGCCGCCGCAGGGGCGCTACCGCTGGAGCTTCCCGGCGGCCGAGCTGCGCCAGCCGGAAAGCCCTTGGCGCCGCTTCGCTCCGGCCATCGCGCTGCAAGGGCTGCGCGACGGCGTGTTCCTGTTCGTGCTCGGACTGGCGATCTATGCCTCCACGGGGGCCGAGCAGAAGGTCGGCACCTATTACCTCGTCACGTCGCTCGTCGGCATGGCCGCTTTCTGGCTATGCGGCCGCAAGCTCGGACCGGAACGCCGCCGGACGGCCATGCTTGCCGGCACGCTCGCGCTCGCCGCAGCGCTGCTGCCGCTGCTCGGCGGCATGAGCTACGCCAGCCTGCTGCTCGTCGGCATCGGCACGGCGCTGTTCTCGCCGCTATATCTCATCCCGATCACCTCGTCGGTGTTCGATCTGATGGGACGCAGCGAAGAAGCGGCGTCGAGCCGCGTCGAGCTGACCGTGCTGCGGGAGCTCGCGCTGACGACGGGCCGGCTGGCCGGCGTGCTGGCCTTCATCGCCGTCGCCGGCCGCTCCGCTCCCGACTCGCCGTCGTTCGCCTGGCTGCTGCTGGCGCTCGGCTCGGCTCCGATCGCCGGCTGGTTCATCATCCGCAACCGGCTCCGCCCGCCGGGCTCAGCCATCCGTGCCGCGGACGCGGACCCGGACGGCAGCGGGAGCGGCTGA